One Setaria italica strain Yugu1 chromosome I, Setaria_italica_v2.0, whole genome shotgun sequence DNA window includes the following coding sequences:
- the LOC101771919 gene encoding outer envelope pore protein 37, chloroplastic: protein MATAAATTTTSSSASTTTAQNPNPFNLNINLPPWLNGLRGPFTFLCPPPPPPPPPPPPPPPPPPEPVVPRSRRLPGLRVTTEYDSEEGVFANKVSCKLAGGLAKLRLSFQSDPQGQWQGGGEEGDPLQHLFARPFLGLITKHFSVLYDVEERNALLSGDAALPGGAVRLRGSHDVKLQKGEISVITRLGDPLYKLELSSLVPYGGLPRATFHFPIGQVSVEERRNEEEEKLLSVYGIAKSDFLDGVLTAQYDGNNVDLRYCYKDNKLTLVPSVSLPSNAVSIDFKRRFGPSDKLSYRYNFETDDWNAVYKHTLGKNFKVKAGYDSEVRVGWASLWVGEEGGKTKTAPMKTKLQLMLQVPQDNFQNPAFLFNVKRRWDL from the exons atggcgaccgccgccgccaccaccaccacctcctcatccgcctccaccaccaccgcccagaACCCCAACCCCTTCAACCTCAACATCAACCTGCCTCCATGGCTGAACGGGCTGCGCGGCCCCTTCACCTTCCTCTgtccgcccccaccgccgccgccgccacctccccctcctcctccgcctccgccgccggagcctgTGGTTCCGCGGTCGCGGCGGCTGCCGGGCCTGCGGGTGACCACGGAGTACGACAGCGAGGAGGGCGTGTTCGCGAACAAGGTGTCGTGCAAGCTCGCGGGGGGCCTCGCCAAGCTGCGGCTCTCCTTCCAGAGCGACCCGCAGGGGCAGTGGCaagggggaggggaggaaggggacCCGCTGCAGCACCTCTTCGCCAGGCCGTTCCTGGGGCTCATCACCAAGCACTTCTCCGTGCTGTACGACGTCGAGGAACGCAACGCGCTGCTCAGCGGCGACGCCGcgctccccggcggcgccgtccggCTCCGTGGCTCGCACGATGTCAAG CTGCAAAAAGGGGAAATTTCGGTGATCACTAGGTTGGGTGACCCATTGTATAAACTCGAGCTGTCATCTTTGGTGCCTTACGGTGGTCTG CCGAGGGCAACATTCCACTTTCCTATTGGTCAAGTTTCAGTGGAAGAGAGGAGAAATGAAGAGGAGGAGAAACTGTTGTCCGTATATGGAATTGCGAAATCTGATTTCTTGGATGGTGTTCTTACTGCCCAGTATGatggaaataatgttgatctaaGATACTGTTATAAG GACAATAAATTGACTTTGGTTCCAAGTGTCTCGTTGCCTTCCAATGCAGTATCCATAGACTTCAAAAGGCGTTTTGGCCCTTCTGATAAATTGAG CTATCGTTACAACTTTGAGACTGATGACTGGAATGCTGTTTATAAGCATACATTGGGTAAAAATTTCAAAGTGAAAGCTGGTTATGATTCTGAGGTGCGAGTTGGATGGGCTTCCCTTTGG GTTGGAGAAGAGGGGGGCAAAACAAAGACTGCGCCAATGAAAACAAAGCTTCAGCTTATGCTTCAAGTACCTCAGGATAATTTCCAAAATCCTGCTTTCCTCTTTAATGTGAAGAGACGATGGGATCTGTAA